A genomic region of Pseudomonas sp. MPC6 contains the following coding sequences:
- a CDS encoding nucleotide sugar dehydrogenase — translation MRISIFGLGYVGAVCAGCLSARGHDVVGVDVAKDKIDMINAGKSPIVEPGLGELLQKGIETGRLRGTTNFAEAIRDTDLSMICVGTPSKKNGDLELNYIEAVCREIGFVLRDKTTRHTIVVRSTVLPGTVANVVIPILEDCSGKKAGVDFGVAVNPEFLRESTAIADYDLPPMTVIGEFDKASGDVLQSLYEELDAPIIRKDIAVAEMIKYTCNVWHATKVTFANEIGNIAKAVGVDGREVMEVVCQDKTLNLSQYYMRPGFAFGGSCLPKDVRALTYRAGSLDVEAPLLNSLMRSNVSQVQNAFDIVSSHGKRKVALLGLSFKAGTDDLRESPLVDLAEMLIGKGYDLSIYDSNVEYARVHGANKDYIESKIPHVSSLLNADFDSVIDNCDVIILGNRDEKFRALAQQAPQGKQVIDLVGFMSQATSVSGRTEGICW, via the coding sequence ATGCGCATCAGCATATTTGGTTTGGGTTACGTCGGTGCAGTCTGTGCCGGATGCCTGTCTGCACGGGGCCATGACGTCGTTGGCGTCGATGTCGCCAAAGACAAGATCGATATGATCAATGCCGGCAAATCGCCGATCGTTGAACCGGGTCTGGGCGAATTGCTGCAGAAGGGTATCGAGACGGGCCGCCTGCGCGGCACGACCAACTTCGCCGAAGCGATTCGCGACACCGACTTGTCGATGATTTGCGTCGGCACGCCGAGCAAGAAGAACGGCGACCTGGAACTGAACTACATCGAAGCCGTGTGCCGCGAGATCGGTTTTGTCCTGCGTGACAAGACCACCCGCCACACCATCGTGGTTCGCAGCACCGTACTGCCGGGCACCGTGGCCAACGTCGTGATCCCGATCCTGGAAGACTGCTCCGGCAAGAAAGCCGGTGTCGATTTCGGTGTCGCGGTGAACCCTGAATTCCTGCGTGAAAGCACCGCGATCGCCGACTACGACCTGCCACCGATGACCGTCATCGGCGAGTTCGACAAAGCGTCGGGCGATGTCCTGCAATCGCTGTACGAAGAACTCGACGCACCGATCATCCGCAAGGACATCGCTGTCGCCGAGATGATCAAGTACACCTGCAACGTGTGGCACGCCACCAAGGTGACCTTCGCCAACGAAATCGGCAACATCGCCAAGGCTGTCGGCGTCGATGGTCGTGAAGTGATGGAAGTGGTCTGCCAGGACAAGACGCTGAACCTGTCCCAGTACTACATGCGCCCTGGCTTCGCGTTCGGCGGCTCCTGCCTGCCGAAAGACGTGCGCGCCCTGACCTACCGCGCCGGTTCCCTGGACGTGGAAGCGCCGCTGCTCAACTCGCTGATGCGCAGCAACGTGTCCCAGGTGCAGAACGCCTTCGACATCGTCTCCAGCCACGGCAAACGCAAAGTCGCCCTGCTGGGCCTGAGCTTCAAGGCCGGCACCGACGACCTGCGCGAAAGCCCGCTGGTTGACCTGGCGGAAATGCTGATCGGCAAGGGCTACGACCTGAGCATCTACGACAGCAACGTCGAATACGCCCGTGTTCACGGCGCGAACAAGGACTACATCGAGTCGAAGATCCCTCACGTCTCGTCCTTGCTCAACGCCGATTTCGACAGCGTGATCGACAACTGCGACGTGATCATCCTCGGCAACCGTGACGAGAAATTCCGCGCACTGGCGCAACAAGCGCCACAGGGCAAGCAAGTGATCGACCTGGTCGGTTTCATGTCCCAAGCCACCAGCGTCAGTGGCCGCACCGAAGGCATCTGCTGGTAA
- a CDS encoding alginate biosynthesis protein Alg44, translated as MNTAVNANVVHESEAQRQHARVKIPAKLRFFGPDRTPVEARVIDLSAGGLAFNAGQLPLKVGEVYKARLQFVIDNLGLAMDVELQVRSFDRETGRVGCQFQNLEQQDISTLRHLITSHLAGDIVSVGEMLATLQRDNFTKARKVKDGGHGMTPFGRLRAVTFSLAIFLVGLTAFGFIFKSVYGMYFVSHAQAGLVSVPAMNITMPRDGTVQSLVKDDGVAAKGAPLATFSTSMLDVLKGHLDDNQLQPAKVEELFGKQMTGTLTSPCDCTVAQQLVADGQYASKGDVIFQLVPRNSEANVEARFSYRQFGDVLPGSTVSFQIAGEDKVRSGKIVSSTSLNSADLSSDIRVQIKPDEPLNSAFAGRPVEVNSTRGPNLNWLIDKAMAAGL; from the coding sequence ATGAATACCGCCGTCAACGCCAACGTAGTGCATGAATCAGAAGCCCAGCGCCAACACGCCCGAGTGAAAATCCCGGCCAAGCTGCGTTTCTTCGGTCCTGACCGGACTCCGGTTGAAGCCCGGGTCATCGACCTCTCCGCTGGCGGCCTGGCCTTCAACGCCGGTCAGTTGCCACTCAAGGTCGGCGAGGTTTACAAGGCTCGCCTGCAATTCGTCATCGATAACCTCGGCCTGGCCATGGACGTGGAGCTGCAAGTGCGCTCCTTCGATCGCGAGACCGGCCGCGTCGGTTGCCAGTTCCAGAACCTGGAGCAGCAGGACATTTCCACCCTGCGCCACCTGATCACCTCGCACCTGGCCGGCGACATCGTCAGCGTCGGTGAGATGCTGGCGACCCTGCAGCGCGACAACTTCACCAAGGCGCGCAAGGTCAAGGATGGCGGCCACGGCATGACCCCGTTCGGCCGTCTGCGCGCAGTGACCTTCAGCCTGGCGATTTTCCTCGTCGGCCTGACGGCCTTCGGTTTCATCTTCAAGTCGGTGTACGGCATGTACTTCGTCAGCCACGCCCAGGCCGGCCTGGTCAGCGTGCCGGCGATGAACATCACCATGCCGCGCGACGGCACCGTGCAGAGCCTGGTCAAAGACGACGGCGTTGCTGCAAAAGGCGCCCCGCTGGCGACCTTCAGCACCAGCATGCTCGACGTGCTCAAGGGCCATCTGGACGACAACCAACTGCAGCCGGCCAAGGTTGAAGAGCTGTTCGGCAAGCAGATGACCGGCACCCTGACCTCGCCATGCGATTGCACCGTGGCGCAGCAACTGGTTGCCGACGGCCAGTACGCCAGCAAGGGTGACGTGATCTTCCAACTGGTGCCGCGTAACAGCGAAGCCAACGTCGAAGCGCGCTTCTCCTATCGCCAGTTCGGCGACGTGTTGCCAGGCAGCACTGTCAGCTTCCAGATCGCCGGCGAAGACAAAGTTCGCAGCGGCAAAATCGTCAGCAGCACCAGCCTGAACAGCGCCGACCTGTCGTCCGACATCCGCGTCCAGATCAAGCCTGACGAGCCGTTGAACAGTGCTTTCGCCGGTCGCCCGGTCGAAGTGAACAGCACCCGTGGTCCGAACCTGAACTGGCTGATCGACAAAGCCATGGCCGCCGGTCTTTAA
- a CDS encoding ABC transporter substrate-binding protein — protein sequence MKKFPLITGLALSLLACSTLFAAEKTLRIGIEAAYPPFASKNAEGKIVGFDYDIGNALCAQMQVKCQWVEGEFDGLIPSLKVKKIDMALSSMTINEDRKKSVDFTHKYYFTSSRLVMKEGAVVDDQYASLKGKTIGVQRATTTDRYATEVFEPKGVNVKRYSNNEEIYMDLAAGRLDAIFADTIPLNDFLTMPRGKGYAFVGPELKDPKYVGEGAGIAVRKGNAELVTQLNTAIDGIRASGEYQKISEKYFKSDIYGD from the coding sequence ATGAAGAAATTCCCCCTCATCACCGGTCTGGCCCTGAGCCTGTTGGCGTGCAGCACGCTGTTTGCCGCCGAGAAAACCCTGCGCATCGGTATCGAGGCGGCCTATCCACCGTTCGCATCGAAAAACGCCGAAGGCAAGATCGTCGGTTTCGACTATGACATCGGCAATGCCCTGTGCGCGCAGATGCAGGTCAAGTGCCAGTGGGTCGAAGGCGAGTTCGATGGCCTGATTCCTTCCTTGAAGGTGAAGAAGATCGACATGGCGCTGTCGTCCATGACCATCAACGAAGACCGCAAGAAGTCGGTGGATTTCACCCACAAGTACTACTTCACCTCATCGCGCCTGGTGATGAAGGAAGGGGCGGTGGTGGATGACCAGTACGCCAGCCTCAAAGGCAAGACAATCGGCGTGCAACGCGCAACCACCACCGATCGTTACGCCACCGAGGTGTTTGAGCCCAAAGGCGTCAACGTCAAGCGTTACAGCAACAACGAAGAGATCTACATGGACCTGGCGGCCGGTCGCCTCGACGCGATTTTCGCCGACACCATTCCGCTGAATGACTTCCTGACGATGCCCCGTGGCAAAGGCTATGCGTTTGTCGGGCCGGAGCTCAAGGATCCGAAATACGTGGGCGAGGGCGCCGGGATTGCGGTGCGCAAAGGCAACGCCGAATTGGTCACCCAACTGAACACGGCCATCGACGGTATTCGCGCCAGTGGTGAATACCAGAAGATTTCCGAGAAGTACTTCAAGTCTGATATCTACGGCGACTGA
- a CDS encoding PhoH family protein has translation MDDHGRSFSSNQPILYVLDTNVLIHDPNALLNFEEHHVAIPMTVLEELDKLKSGHHSVAAECRQAIRLIDKTLGDASPEDVELGVPIQRGKSGPKGLLSILMSKRAEPNIILPEHLNDNIIINQLIDLHAREPKLPVVLVTKDINMRLKARACGIAAEDYSTDQLVDDVSLLPNGYHNMDGSFWDRVKNVETRQDHGRTWHQVQLIDNLPAVHINEFIIDEQGFVGWIKEIEEDRLLILDLHQEPLLHQEAWGLKPRDIYQSLALYALLDPDIHLVNLTGAAGSGKTILALAAAIEQTMVSKRYRRIIATRSVQGLDQEIGFLPGTEAEKMEPWLGAITDNLEALHMDDENTHGSVDYILSKVPLQFKSLNYIRGRSFQQSLILIDECQNLTPHQMKTIITRAGAGSKVVCLGNLAQIDTPYLSATSSGLTYLTERFKDFPNGVHITLQGVPRSILAEYAESHL, from the coding sequence ATGGATGATCACGGACGTAGTTTTTCCTCCAACCAGCCAATCCTTTATGTACTCGATACCAACGTATTGATCCACGATCCAAACGCCCTGCTTAATTTCGAAGAACACCACGTTGCCATCCCCATGACCGTGCTTGAAGAGCTGGACAAGCTCAAGAGCGGGCATCACAGCGTGGCCGCGGAATGCCGCCAGGCCATTCGGCTGATCGACAAGACCCTGGGCGACGCCAGCCCTGAAGACGTCGAGCTCGGTGTGCCGATCCAGCGGGGCAAAAGCGGGCCCAAGGGTTTGCTGTCGATCCTGATGAGCAAGCGCGCCGAACCGAACATCATTCTGCCCGAGCACCTGAACGACAACATCATCATCAACCAGCTGATCGACCTGCACGCGCGCGAGCCCAAGCTGCCCGTGGTGCTGGTCACCAAAGACATCAACATGCGCCTCAAGGCCCGGGCGTGCGGGATCGCGGCCGAGGACTACAGCACCGACCAACTGGTTGACGACGTCTCGCTGCTGCCCAATGGTTATCACAACATGGACGGCTCGTTCTGGGACCGCGTGAAGAATGTCGAAACCCGTCAGGACCACGGTCGCACCTGGCACCAGGTGCAGTTGATCGACAACCTGCCGGCGGTGCACATCAATGAGTTCATCATCGACGAACAGGGCTTTGTCGGCTGGATCAAGGAGATCGAGGAAGACCGGCTGCTGATTCTCGACCTGCACCAGGAACCCCTGTTGCACCAGGAAGCCTGGGGCCTGAAACCGCGTGACATCTATCAGAGCCTGGCGCTGTACGCCTTGCTCGATCCGGATATCCACCTGGTCAACCTGACCGGGGCCGCCGGCTCGGGTAAAACCATCCTGGCCCTGGCGGCGGCGATCGAGCAGACCATGGTCAGCAAACGCTACCGCCGGATCATCGCGACCCGTAGCGTGCAGGGCCTGGACCAGGAGATCGGTTTCCTGCCCGGCACCGAAGCGGAAAAAATGGAGCCCTGGCTGGGCGCCATCACCGACAACCTCGAAGCCTTGCACATGGATGACGAAAACACCCATGGCAGCGTCGACTACATCCTCAGCAAGGTGCCGCTGCAGTTCAAATCCCTCAACTACATTCGGGGTCGCAGCTTCCAGCAGAGCCTGATCCTGATCGATGAATGCCAGAACCTCACGCCGCACCAGATGAAAACCATCATCACCCGTGCCGGCGCCGGTTCCAAAGTGGTGTGCCTGGGCAACCTGGCGCAGATCGACACCCCTTACCTGTCCGCGACCAGCTCCGGGCTGACGTACTTGACCGAACGTTTCAAAGATTTCCCGAATGGTGTGCACATCACCCTGCAAGGGGTGCCGCGTTCGATTCTGGCCGAATACGCCGAATCGCATTTGTAA
- the alg8 gene encoding mannuronan synthase, which produces MMHRLKHGLLQAAGWLFYLSLLMGIAMALPASTFDSESRDFIFLIGIVGIWRYSMGATHFLRGMLFLYVVYPHLRRKVRKLGKAADPSHVFLMVTSFRIDALTTAQVYASVIREAIDCGLPTTMVCSIVEMSDEKLVKSLWSRMNPPDRVKLDFVRIPGTGKRDGLAYGFRAISRHLPDDRAVVAVIDGDTVLAEGVVLKTVPWFQLFGNVGGLTTNEFCEVRGGYIMSEWHKLRFAQRHINMCSMALSKRVLTMTGRMSVFRASVVTNPDFIADVESDSLQHWRLGRFKFLTGDDKSSWFSLMRLGYDTFYVPDAAIHTVEHPPEKSFIKASRKLMFRWYGNNLRQNSRALGLGMKRLGLFTSVVLFDQRVSMWTSLLGLTVALIATVKYGAAFILVYLLWIGITRLILTVLLSLSGHTIGPAYPAILYYNQIVGALVKIYVFFRLDRQSWSRQPTSLTRDLASFQGWFNTWSSRTMTFSAGSIFVAVLLMMV; this is translated from the coding sequence ATTATGCACAGGCTAAAGCACGGCCTACTTCAGGCCGCCGGTTGGCTGTTTTACCTAAGTTTATTGATGGGCATCGCCATGGCGTTGCCTGCGTCCACATTCGACTCCGAGTCGAGGGACTTTATCTTCCTGATCGGTATCGTCGGTATCTGGCGCTACTCGATGGGTGCCACGCACTTTCTGCGCGGCATGCTGTTTCTGTACGTGGTCTACCCGCACCTGCGGCGCAAAGTGCGCAAGCTGGGTAAAGCGGCAGACCCGTCCCATGTGTTCCTGATGGTCACCAGTTTTCGAATCGACGCGCTGACCACCGCCCAGGTCTACGCCTCGGTGATTCGCGAAGCGATCGACTGCGGCCTGCCGACCACCATGGTCTGCTCCATCGTGGAAATGTCCGATGAGAAGCTGGTGAAAAGCCTGTGGTCGCGGATGAACCCACCGGACCGCGTCAAGCTCGACTTCGTGCGCATTCCCGGCACCGGCAAGCGCGACGGCCTGGCCTACGGTTTCCGCGCCATCTCCCGCCACTTGCCGGACGACCGCGCCGTGGTTGCAGTGATCGATGGCGACACCGTGCTGGCCGAAGGCGTCGTGCTCAAGACCGTGCCGTGGTTCCAGCTGTTCGGCAATGTCGGCGGCCTGACCACCAACGAGTTCTGCGAAGTGCGCGGCGGCTACATCATGAGCGAATGGCACAAACTGCGCTTCGCCCAGCGCCACATCAACATGTGCTCGATGGCCTTGTCCAAGCGCGTACTGACCATGACCGGCCGGATGTCGGTATTCCGCGCCTCCGTGGTCACCAACCCGGACTTCATCGCCGACGTCGAAAGCGATTCGCTGCAACACTGGCGCCTGGGTCGCTTCAAGTTCCTCACCGGTGATGACAAGTCGAGCTGGTTCAGCCTGATGCGCCTGGGCTACGACACGTTCTACGTGCCGGATGCCGCGATCCACACCGTGGAACACCCGCCGGAAAAAAGCTTCATCAAGGCCAGCCGCAAACTGATGTTCCGCTGGTACGGCAACAACCTGCGCCAAAACTCCCGCGCCCTGGGCCTGGGGATGAAACGCCTCGGCCTGTTCACGTCGGTGGTGCTGTTCGACCAGCGTGTGTCGATGTGGACGTCGCTGCTTGGCCTGACGGTCGCGCTCATCGCCACCGTCAAGTACGGCGCCGCGTTCATCCTGGTTTACCTGCTGTGGATCGGCATTACCCGCCTGATCCTGACCGTGCTGCTGTCGTTGTCCGGTCACACGATCGGCCCGGCCTACCCGGCGATTCTCTATTACAACCAGATCGTCGGCGCACTGGTGAAGATCTACGTGTTCTTCCGCCTCGACCGACAGTCCTGGAGTCGCCAGCCCACTTCCCTGACCCGTGATCTCGCCAGCTTTCAAGGTTGGTTCAACACTTGGTCGTCTCGGACCATGACCTTCTCCGCCGGCAGCATTTTTGTTGCCGTGCTGCTGATGATGGTCTGA
- the moaE gene encoding molybdopterin synthase catalytic subunit MoaE codes for MAIRVQSTAFDPGAEVNAMHAANVGVGAVVSFVGYVRDFNEGLDVAGMFLEHYPGMTEKALGKIAVEAQQRWPLLKLEVLHRIGALEPGEPIVFVGAASAHRQAAFDACAFVMDYLKTRAPFWKKEHTSDGARWVEGRDSDHAAADRWKQ; via the coding sequence ATGGCGATTCGCGTGCAGTCCACGGCGTTCGATCCGGGTGCTGAAGTCAACGCCATGCATGCCGCCAATGTCGGCGTCGGTGCGGTGGTGAGTTTTGTCGGCTACGTGCGCGACTTCAATGAGGGGCTGGATGTGGCCGGGATGTTTCTGGAGCACTACCCCGGCATGACCGAAAAAGCCCTCGGCAAGATCGCGGTTGAGGCGCAGCAGCGCTGGCCGTTGCTCAAGCTGGAAGTGCTGCATCGTATCGGCGCCCTGGAACCGGGCGAGCCGATCGTCTTCGTCGGCGCCGCCAGCGCCCACCGCCAGGCGGCATTCGACGCCTGCGCCTTTGTCATGGACTACCTGAAAACCCGCGCGCCGTTCTGGAAGAAGGAACACACCAGCGATGGCGCGCGTTGGGTGGAAGGGCGTGACAGTGATCATGCGGCGGCGGATCGCTGGAAGCAGTAA
- the moaC gene encoding cyclic pyranopterin monophosphate synthase MoaC, with translation MLTHLDSQGRANMVDVTEKAVTFREATAQALVRMLPDTLQMIVSGGHPKGDVFAVARIAGIQAAKKTSDLIPLCHPLLLTGVKVELSAEGDDTVRIVARCKLSGQTGVEMEALTAASVAALTIYDMCKAVDRGMTIESVRLLEKLGGKSGHFQADQP, from the coding sequence GTGCTGACTCATCTCGATTCCCAAGGTCGCGCCAACATGGTCGACGTCACCGAAAAAGCCGTGACGTTCCGCGAAGCCACGGCCCAGGCGCTGGTGCGCATGCTGCCCGACACCCTGCAAATGATCGTCAGCGGCGGTCATCCCAAGGGTGATGTGTTTGCCGTGGCGCGCATCGCCGGCATTCAGGCGGCGAAGAAAACCAGCGATCTGATCCCCCTGTGTCATCCGTTGCTGCTCACCGGCGTCAAGGTCGAACTCAGTGCCGAAGGCGACGATACGGTGCGCATCGTCGCGCGCTGCAAGTTGTCCGGGCAGACCGGCGTCGAGATGGAAGCCCTGACCGCCGCCAGTGTGGCGGCGCTGACGATCTATGACATGTGCAAGGCCGTGGATCGCGGCATGACCATCGAAAGCGTACGTTTGCTGGAGAAACTCGGCGGCAAGAGCGGCCATTTCCAGGCGGATCAGCCATGA
- a CDS encoding polysaccharide deacetylase family protein: MRIAFLFSAWLLSFSALAAPGEAATLDRTTWPEQLNNPTLFDVASRAEILMFASVLLASESLDEPSLAQRLGLRTINLASVNHLRQRLWQRLLGNYNFAQQSCDQDASFCFLVEDLDTLRQQAAKFQVSDDSYYIKWAEPSRLFHARYLDEQLRKAALFPQTSSEVDRFGEHERNGEQMNDRLFLLTFDSAANATPDNTAWVTEYLRKSNISGTFFVLGKDIQARLAERSVASLQATYSMQCIGVQGWEFRSHSHWQDWQDSVRRSVELVKGKLPENYLPLFRPPDGQRRADAETFFNAQGLQVALWDIDAQDGAGKLKPDQSAQRVLTLMLLWRHGVINFNVKQDGVKTAMPWLVTQTAQSGIGWEDCQDGFR, encoded by the coding sequence TTGCGCATCGCTTTTCTATTCTCGGCCTGGCTCTTGAGCTTCAGCGCCCTGGCGGCACCGGGCGAGGCGGCGACGCTGGATCGCACTACCTGGCCCGAACAGCTCAACAACCCGACCCTGTTCGACGTCGCCTCGCGCGCCGAGATTCTGATGTTCGCCAGCGTCCTGCTGGCCAGCGAATCCCTGGACGAACCGAGCCTGGCCCAGCGCCTGGGCCTGCGCACGATCAACCTGGCGTCGGTCAACCACCTGCGTCAGCGCCTGTGGCAACGCTTGCTGGGCAACTACAACTTCGCCCAGCAAAGCTGCGATCAGGATGCCTCCTTCTGTTTCCTGGTCGAGGACCTGGACACCTTGCGCCAGCAGGCGGCCAAGTTTCAGGTCAGTGACGACAGCTACTACATCAAGTGGGCCGAGCCGAGTCGGTTGTTCCATGCCCGCTACCTGGACGAGCAATTGCGCAAGGCTGCACTGTTTCCTCAGACCAGCAGCGAAGTCGATCGTTTTGGCGAGCATGAGCGCAACGGCGAGCAGATGAATGACCGGCTGTTCCTGCTGACCTTCGACAGCGCCGCCAATGCCACCCCGGACAACACCGCCTGGGTCACCGAGTACCTGCGCAAGTCGAACATCAGCGGCACCTTCTTCGTCCTCGGCAAGGACATCCAGGCGCGCCTGGCCGAGCGTTCGGTCGCCAGCCTGCAAGCCACTTATTCAATGCAATGCATCGGCGTGCAAGGCTGGGAGTTCCGTTCCCACAGCCACTGGCAGGACTGGCAGGACTCGGTACGACGCAGCGTCGAACTGGTCAAAGGCAAACTGCCGGAGAATTACCTGCCGCTGTTCCGCCCGCCTGACGGTCAGCGTCGTGCGGACGCCGAAACCTTCTTCAACGCCCAGGGCCTGCAAGTGGCGCTGTGGGACATCGATGCCCAGGACGGCGCGGGCAAGCTCAAGCCCGACCAGAGCGCGCAACGGGTGTTGACCCTGATGCTGTTGTGGCGCCACGGCGTGATCAATTTCAACGTCAAGCAAGATGGCGTGAAAACAGCGATGCCCTGGCTCGTCACGCAAACGGCGCAGAGCGGGATCGGTTGGGAAGACTGTCAGGACGGGTTTCGCTGA
- a CDS encoding MoaD family protein — protein MNVTVKFFARYREALGVDSVRVEGDFATVDDVRALLVQRDGAEVLSEQNLMCARNEDLCQLDEPVSDGDEVAFFPTVTGG, from the coding sequence ATGAACGTCACCGTGAAGTTTTTCGCTCGTTATAGAGAAGCGCTGGGCGTCGACTCTGTGAGGGTTGAAGGCGACTTCGCCACCGTTGATGACGTGCGCGCACTGCTGGTCCAGCGTGACGGTGCCGAAGTGCTGAGCGAGCAGAACCTGATGTGCGCGCGCAACGAAGACCTGTGCCAGCTCGACGAGCCGGTGAGCGATGGCGACGAAGTGGCGTTTTTCCCGACGGTAACCGGAGGCTGA
- the yaaA gene encoding peroxide stress protein YaaA: MLMVISPAKTLDYETPPATQRFTQPQYLDHSQELILQLRELSPMQISELMHVSDKIGGLNAARFGSWTPAFTPANAKQALLAFKGDVYTGLNAQTFSEADFDYAQQHLRMLSGLYGLLRPLDLMQPYRLEMGTKLANARGKDLYAFWGTRISEWLNEALADQGDDVLLNLASNEYFSAVKRNALNARIINTEFKDLKNGQYKIISFYAKKARGMMSRFVIEERVNDPAALKQFDVQGYRYSAEQSSANKLVFLRDHAPE, from the coding sequence ATGCTGATGGTGATTTCCCCCGCCAAGACCCTCGACTACGAAACACCGCCGGCAACCCAGCGCTTCACCCAGCCGCAATACCTCGACCATTCCCAGGAGCTGATCCTGCAGTTGCGCGAGCTGAGCCCGATGCAGATCAGCGAGTTGATGCATGTCTCCGACAAGATCGGCGGGCTCAACGCCGCGCGTTTCGGCAGCTGGACGCCGGCCTTTACCCCCGCCAACGCCAAACAGGCACTGCTGGCATTCAAGGGTGACGTGTACACCGGGCTGAACGCGCAAACCTTCAGCGAAGCCGATTTCGATTATGCCCAGCAGCACCTGCGCATGCTGTCGGGCCTCTACGGCTTGTTGCGTCCACTCGACCTGATGCAACCGTATCGCCTGGAAATGGGCACCAAACTGGCCAATGCCCGCGGCAAGGACCTGTATGCGTTCTGGGGGACGCGGATCAGCGAATGGTTGAACGAAGCCCTGGCGGATCAAGGCGACGACGTGCTGCTGAACCTGGCCTCCAATGAGTATTTCAGCGCGGTCAAGCGCAACGCGCTGAACGCGCGCATCATCAATACCGAGTTCAAGGACCTGAAAAACGGCCAGTACAAGATCATCAGCTTCTACGCAAAAAAAGCCCGCGGAATGATGAGCCGGTTTGTCATTGAAGAGCGGGTCAACGACCCGGCTGCCCTCAAACAGTTCGACGTGCAGGGCTATCGCTACAGCGCCGAGCAGTCCTCAGCGAACAAGCTGGTCTTTCTGCGCGATCACGCGCCAGAGTAG